A stretch of the Ornithodoros turicata isolate Travis chromosome 4, ASM3712646v1, whole genome shotgun sequence genome encodes the following:
- the LOC135392489 gene encoding uncharacterized protein K02A2.6-like → MAHGTITPFRHGGNWSAWRDRFEFYCEANDVTTEEKKKALLLSFCDEEIYGIVCGMVLPQSVRQVPYQELLKLLNDRFEAKPSELVGRSQFYRRDQHEGESIDDFVSALKVLAKECNFGEVAVSGQRSDAASSNAATQAASASEDSVTTAAPATAATRTSVTVLQPQSTSLPLNVMLRDRFVCGLRDTHLQQRLLSERHLTFRIAYDMAKAADAAATHQAQLRAREHNGEVHANAKTNTGLGLARKPRGNDGKPKDSFQRHDCYRCLGSHKHTDCPFRTAICFSCGKPGHLRKACQKRKQKGGKTHVAQEEQKDSDLYNLHQVHSVHSTVPRYAVTLRVDDKLVPFEVDSGCAHTLISEETYTATWIKKPPRLGPVEVGLQTWSGEPMKLKGSVQVRVRWKSKDYLLPLLVVKGTGCSLLGRNRFQPLNIKISGVNNVSAATSIDALLSKFSSVFADPCEGHAGPPVEIELKPDAVPQFRKARPVPFALRGAVERELEKWEKQGFISPVQYSDWATPVVIVRKKDGGIRMCGDYKSTVNAMARKASFPLPTASEVLASLQGGSVFSTLDLAEAYQQLHVTEQTSKIRTINTLKGLYAVHRLPFGISAAPAIFQRFMETILAGIPGTSVYLDDVIVAGRTDDEHKQRLEAVLRRLCDANLRLKKSKCHFAMPEVRYLGHRINAEGIHTTEEKVQALLDAPEPTNKAQLQPLLGMLAFYDKFLPDRASTAKDLYELL, encoded by the coding sequence ATGGCTCACGGCACTATCACGCCTTTTCGGCATGGTGGGAACTGGTCCGCATGGCGTGACCGGTTTGAGTTTTATTGTGAGGCCAACGACGTGACCaccgaggagaagaagaaagccCTTCTCCTGTCATTCTGCGATGAAGAAATATACGGTATTGTTTGTGGCATGGTTCTGCCGCAATCGGTTCGCCAGGTACCGTATCAAGAGTTGCTGAAGCTTCTCAACGATCGTTTTGAAGCGAAACCGTCCGAGCTGGTGGGACGTTCCCAGTTCTACAGAAGAGATCAACATGAGGGGGAGTCGATTGATGACTTCGTATCGGCGCTGAAGGTTTTGGCTAAAGAATGCAACTTCGGTGAAGTCGCGGTGTCGGGTCAGCGTTCTGACGCAGCCAGTTCCAACGCGGCGACCCAGGCGGCTTCCGCAAGTGAAGACAGCGTGACGACAGCAGCACCGGCAACCGCAGCAACTCGGACATCCGTGACTGTGCTGCAGCCTCAGTCCACCAGTTTGCCTCTTAACGTGATGTTGCGTGACAGATTCGTGTGTGGACTAAGGGATACTCACCTTCAACAGCGTCTGCTCAGTGAACGTCACCTAACGTTTCGAATTGCGTACGACATGGCCAAGGCAGCCGATGCAGCTGCAACCCACCAAGCTCAGTTGAGAGCACGAGAGCACAACGGAGAGGTACACGCTAACGCGAAGACAAATACTGGCCTTGGACTGGCTCGGAAACCCAGAGGGAACGACGGGAAGCCTAAGGACAGCTTTCAGAGGCACGATTGTTACCGCTGCCTGGGGTCTCACAAGCACACGGATTGTCCATTCAGAACAGCAATTTGCTTTTCATGTGGCAAGCCTGGACACTTGCGGAAAGCCTGTCAAAAGCGCAAACAAAAGGGCGGAAAGACTCATGTGGCACAGGAAGAGCAGAAAGACAGTGATTTGTACAACTTGCACCAAGTACATTCTGTGCATTCTACTGTTCCCAGGTACGCTGTAACTCTGCGCGTGGATGACAAGCTTGTGCCCTTCGAGGTTGACTCTGGTTGTGCTCACACACTTATAAGTGAAGAAACATACACAGCTACTTGGATCAAGAAGCCACCCCGGCTCGGGCCAGTTGAGGTAGGCTTGCAAACGTGGTCGGGTGAACCAATGAAGTTAAAAGGTTCGGTGCAAGTCAGAGTCAGGTGGAAGTCAAAGGACTATCTGTTACCTCTTCTGGTGGTGAAGGGTACCGGGTGCAGCTTGTTGGGCCGCAACAGGTTCCAGCCGCTCAACATCAAGATCAGTGGTGTCAACAACGTTTCCGCTGCTACCAGCATAGATGCATTGCTGAGCAAGTTCTCATCAGTGTTTGCGGATCCTTGTGAAGGACATGCTGGGCCACCAGTTGAAATAGAACTTAAGCCAGATGCCGTGCCACAGTTCAGGAAGGCACGCCCGGTTCCTTTTGCCTTGCGCGGGGCAGTGGAGCGTGAACTCGAGAAGTGGGAAAAGCAAGGATTCATCTCGCCAGTTCAATATTCGGACTGGGCTACTCCAGTGGTCATAGTGCGTAAAAAAGACGGTGGGATCCGCATGTGCGGTGACTATAAGTCAACAGTTAATGCTATGGCTAGGAAGGCTTCTTTTCCTCTACCCACAGCGAGTGAAGTGCTTGCGAGTCTGCAAGGTGGCAGTGTGTTTTCGACTCTCGATCTGGCTGAGGCGTATCAGCAGTTGCACGTGACAGAACAAACATCAAAGATCCGTACAATCAACACACTGAAAGGGCTTTACGCCGTCCACAGGCTCCCTTTTGGTATTTCGGCTGCTCCAGCCATTTTTCAAAGATTTATGGAAACCATTCTGGCAGGAATTCCAGGCACAAGTGTGTACCTGGATGATGTGATTGTTGCAGGGAGAACAGACGATGAGCATAAACAGAGGCTGGAAGCAGTGTTACGACGACTGTGTGATGCCAATCTGAGACTAAAGAAGTCTAAGTGTCATTTTGCTATGCCGGAGGTTCGCTACCTAGGGCATCGCATCAATGCAGAGGGCATTCATA